CGTCAGCCGCGATCTGCATTCCTGCCGTGTCTAGTGCGTGGTACAGGCCATACTCCCGGGTGATGAACGAGAAGTTGGTCAGGTGGTCGCGGGGCGCCAGCCGGTAGCCAGGAGGTAGGGGATCACCGTCGGCGGGCTGTTCGACCAGCCACAGCCGCCAAACGATGCCGTGCCGGTCCTCGGCCTCGTAGGTACCGCTGCCGTAGCCACCGACAATTTCCCATTGCGGCAGCGGGCCGTGTGTGTAGCTCACAAGGTGTTCCTCTCCTGTCCGCCTGTACGTCACGGCGAGCGGACTGAACTCTTCGGTGCCGTCCGACAGTGTTCTCCAGGACCTGCGCGAGCGCAGGGGGCACCGGGCTGGCAACGGCCGGACCGCTCCCCGTGCGGACGTGGCGCGCAGGCCTCCTGTAACAGGGGAGGCGATTCCTCCGCGCCCGGTACACGCTGGCGGGGCTAGAAGCCGGGCTTCCTGCCGAGTGCCCGGTGAAGGAAGACCTCGGGGTCGAAGGCATCCGCGAACACGAAGCGCTCCTCTCGACGGACCTTCCGCGCGAACTCGGCGGCGGAAGGCGCGAGGAGCGGCAAGGGGTAACCGTCCTCCAACTTCCATGCCTGGAACAGGTCCAGTCCGTTGGGCTGCTCCGTCCGCGCGGTGACCACAGTCGTTGCCCCGGCCGCACGGGAAGCGATCGTCATGTAGAGAACGTGGTCCCGCTCGCCCCCGATATGCCCGTCGACGAGGTTCATCGTCGCCAACAGACGGTCCTGCTCGTGATTGAGGTGGATGCTCACGTAGTGCGCACCCTCGCCGAGACCGGCGACGATCCCACGGAGATACAGGTCGGGGAGGAGCCCGTAGCCGTTGAGGAACTCGTCGTGCGTCATGCCGTGGGCCGCCCCTTCGGCGTTGATCAGCTGCTTGCAAACGGCCTCGATGCGCTCGCGGCGCTGCGTGTGCGGATCTGCCGGATTGGTGTCGATCATGGCGTGCCTCCTGTGGCGGAACAGTGGATGTCCAGCTGGGTCGGGGAGCTCTCTGCGCTACTGCCTAAAGCGTACCGCAACAAAACCAATTAAGCAATTAATCTCACGATCGCCAGCAGGGACGCCGCCGCGTTCGCCGGGCCCTGCGGGGGCGCAGGGGGTACCGGGCTGGTATCGGTCTACTGCTCCCCGTGCGCATGCGGCGCGCAGGAGCTAGAGCGGGGGAGGCGATTTCGCCGCCCCCTGTTGGGGAGGGTCTTAGGCGATCCGTTCGACGTGGGCGAAGACCACCGTTCCGGAGGCGTCGCCGTCGAAGGAGCGTTCCCCGGAGTGGTGGGTGAACTCGTACTCACCCGGCGTCACGTCCACGATGGTGTCGTTGTCATCAAGGTTGGCGGGGTCGCCACCTCGGGCCTTCCAGTGCTCGAAGTCCGCGATGGAGTAGGCCCACAGATCGGCGGTGATGTCCGCCAGGCATGTGTCCTCGGGCAGCGACGGGTTGTCGTCCTCGTCGAGGTCCGGATTGGCGATGATGTATCTGTCCGGCCCCGTGCGATACAGGCCTGCGCCGTGGAGGATCGGACCGAAGGCGCAGCCGAGTGCGGCCATGGCCTCCACGGCCTGGGCCTGCCCGAGGGTCGAGTTGTAGTCGGCGGCGACTGCGCGGCTGTCCCACCAGTAGACGGGGCGCAGAGTGTCGGTGACGATGAGCTTTCCGGACGGGACGCTGAGGGTGATCTTGGTGGTGATGCCGTTCGGGTAGGGGCAGGGGTCCAGCACCTCTACGACGTTTCCCGCGACCTGGAATCGCGGGTGTCGGTCGCAGACGGTGCAGGTGGCCATGGGGGCGGAGACCCAGGGTTCCATGTCGTCGAAGCGGTGTACCTCCGCCTCGTCGTATCGGGGGATGGTGTGTCCGTTGGTGTCCCGCAAGGGCAGTCTCTCGGTGATCATCGGGTGCGCGGCCCCCTGTGGCGCGCGGCGCGTTCCTCGGCGCTGCGCCGGTCGCGGTCTGCTTGTACCTCCGCCTCGGACGCCCACACGAAGTTGCCGGGGCTCACGTACAGGCTGAGGAGCCTGCCACTGCGGATCGCCTCCAGCTCGGCGAGTTCGGCCGCGGCGAACTCGCGGATCTTCCACTGGTCGTCCGGAAGTCCGTTCGTCCCGCCTGTGTTCCCGTAGATGATGTCCCGGGCGTCAGCCGCTGCGACTTCCGCAGCCGGCCGGACCTGCTTGCCCAGGCAGGGAAGGCAGTACGCGCCCGAGCGCCAGACACCCCTGTCGGTGTGGTGTTCCAGGACGCGAGTGGCCGCGTTGAAGCACATTCCGGTACTGCACTGTCCCCCGGGGCCGATCCCCAGTCCGCACGGCATCTTGATCTGCATGGTCTTGTATCTCCCTTCAGGCCGGGGCGCAACGGCGGTCCGTGCGCGCCCCGGTGAGGCGATCAGGTGGCGGGGCGTCGGGGGCCTGCCGCCGGTCGTGTGGTCGGTCAGCTGTTGCTGCCGGACAGACGGGCGGCCACGCGCTGCCCGAGCCTGCCGCCGATGAATGCAGCGACGAATCCGATGATGAATTGGGCGACGGGCCCGTCGAAGGGGAGCACGATCCTTGCGATGACGGCGAGTCCCATCGCCCCGGCGATGTCGGGGCCGTGGCTAGTGAGGGCGGCGGCGACCGAGCGGCGAACAGATGTGGTGTGGTCCATACGGAAAACCCTACAGCCGTATTTCCAATTAAGCAATATGCGAGCGCGGGTGTTACAGGTCTCGCGCGTATCTCAAGCCGCCACTTTCGAGCGATTGTTACGAGTCTGGGAGCGCGCCGCATCTGGTGAGGGGCTAGTGTTACTGGTATGCCCTGTCTTCTTGTTACGGGTTGATGTGTCGTGGCGGCGTGCGCCGAGCGTCGGTGCCTCGTCTTCTGGAGTCCTCCATGTCTGATCGTTCTGTTCTCTCTGATGCTGCGTCGGCCGACCGGAGGTCGGTGTGGGTGGGCGCTGGCCTGGACGGTGCCCCTGAGGTGTTGCAGGTGTCGGTGGCGCGGGGGCGGCTCTTCGAGCTTGTGACTCAGGCCCGGCCTCAGGGCGGTGAGCCGGGTGTGGTGACGGTCGTGACGAAGGGGAGGGGGAAGAAGGAGGCGCGGGCGGCCCTGGTCCCCTTGGGGTGCCTGGACGAGAGCGCACGGTCTCGGCTGCGTGGGTGGCCGTCGTGGGCCCAGACGGCAGCACGGCCCAAGCTGGGGGACTTGGTGGTCGCGGCGGCCGCGGGAGATCCGGAGCAGGGCGTGCCGGCGACACCGCAGGTGCTGCTGGACCGCACGACGCCGGCCGCGGTCCTAGTGAACGCCGCCCTGCTCCCGGACGACGGCGGGCCGGTGAAGGTGCCGGTGACCGGGTGGCGTCATCTGACGCTGTCGGCGCGCGAAGTGGCCCGGGGCTGGGCGACGCTGCTGGGCGAGATGGCAGCTGGCGAAGTGTGGGTGGAGGTGTACCGGTCGGAGGCGTCGACGTCGCCCCGCGCAGCGTTGGTCCCGGTGGTGGCGCTGAACGCCGAGCACGCAGGCCTGCCCGAGACATGGCCGGTCCGGGACGAAGCAGCGGTGCTCAGCGAACTCGACGCCCTGGTCGAGGAGGTGACCGGCAAGGCGACGGCGCAGGATGATGCGCACGGCGTCGTCGTAGTGCGCGAGGGGGCTCCGGTCGCGGTGCTGATGGACGCGGGTCAGGCGGCCCTGGCCACGGTCGGCCCGGCGGGCCGACCCAGCGTGGCACAGCCCGCGCGGGCGCGGCCCGTCCCCGGTGGGGTGCAGGGCCCGGCGGCGGGAGACGTCGAGTTGCGAGTCGCTTCGGTCGCTGCACCGGATGAGGCCCACGACGCTGCCGCGCCCGGTGAGCTGGCCACCGTGGATCCCGAGCCTGCGGGGGAGTCGGCGGAGTCCGTACGCGGGGTGGGTTTGGCCGAGGCGAGCCGCCGGTCCGTGTCGGTGTTGGGAGATGTGCTCCGGGACGTGCTGGCGCTCCAGGGCTCGGACGGCCCGCCGACGGAGGCGGCGCGGTTCGGGCTGCGTGCGCTGGATGAGGTCGTGGGCGGCCTGCTGCCGGGGAAGCTGACTCTGGTGGCGGGCGCCCCCGGCGCGGGCCCGTCACTGCTGGTGGCGGCGGTAGCTTCGGACACGGCGCTGCGCCGACGGCTGCCGGTGCTGTACGCGGCATCCGGGTTGACGCGGACGGACGTGGCGATGCGGGTCATCGCAGCGCAGGCCGCGGTGAACTACCGCGCTCTGCGCACAGGCCAGCTCACCGACGAGGAGCAGGAAAGGGCGGCCACTGTAGGCGCGCAGCTGTCGGGTCTGGCGGGTTCGGTGTGGCACATCGACGACGGGGCCGGGCTGACGGCGTCGGACATCGCCGAGGTGGCGCGGGACATCGAAGGGTTGGCGCTGGTCGTCGTAGACCGGTTGCAGCGGGCTCACGATCCGGCCGTACCGCTGTCCGGCCGGGCCCTGCCCGCAGCGGTGCAGGCCCTGACTCACGTTGCGCGACTGCTGAAGGTGCCGGTCGTGGCCGCAGTGGACACCGACGAGGCGGAGCTTGTGGCGGCCTTGGACGCTGACGTCACCCTGACCGTGCGGCGGCGGGACGATCGGGCCGAAGTCGATTACTCAGAGCGGGACTTCGGGACGCTGGCGAGCGCCGTCCTCCGCGCGGATCTGCCGCGTGCCCGCTTCACCGATACGCCCGACTCCGTCGGCACCTCGAACCTGGTCCAGGCGCCGCAGGCCACCGAAACGAGTGGACCCAGCAGCGTGGCCGCCTCTCAGAATGCGCCGGCAGGCGACGTAACGGTCGAGGAGGGGGAGCCCGAGCTCATGGCCCGCCAATCGGATCCTGAACAGGCGGGGCCGCAGCACGTCCATTGAGATCCACCCCATCAACCAGGACTTCGTGGAGCAGACCGCACGTCGTCGGAACCTCATGGGAGAGCAGGCCACTTCCTGCCCAACGTCCGCTGCATCTGGGACGCCGTCATCGCCGACCTGACAGCGACTGGGGACCATGCACGCACGTTGCCTACATCGGCCTCGGCGCCTGAGCAGTCCCGCGCTCGCGAGATGCAGGTTCGCCGGCCGAGCCCGAACGAGAAGGCGGGGCGGGAGGCTATGCCTCCCGCCCCGCTTCAACTTCCTCCGGCGGTCAGTAGTCCCGTCGCTGTTCGGCGCAGCACGTGGAGCGCCAGCACACGCATCGGTGGCAGTCCTGGCAGTTCTGGGTTCGCGGGCAGCCGCATCGGCAGTCGTGCGGGCGGCACTGCGGGCGGTGTCCGGGCGTGGTGATGTGGCAGCGGACCGCTTCGAGATTCCGCGCGGCCTGCGCCCGCGTCTCCGCGTCCTCGCCGCACTCCACGGCATGGACCAGCTGCCAGGTGGAGATCGGCGCCGTCTCGGCTTCCGCGCTGGTGGGGAACGTGGCCTCGTCGACAAACCGGGAGATGTCGTAGTCGCGATAGTCAAAGTCCTGCACGCACACGACGCGAATCGTCCCGTCCGGCAGGAGGTATCGGCGGTAGTGGGGATCGCGGTTGTAGTTGCCGGGTGAGGTCAGGTCGAGCGGCATGTCTGTTCCTTGGATGTGCTGCGGCGCGTACCGAGTGTGTGCGGGCAGTGCCCGGCGCGAGGGGTAGCCGCCAGCGGGCCTAGCCGGACGGCTGCTGTGCCCGCCTGGAGGCAGGCTGGGGCGGCGCGTGCCGTGGCCATAAGCGGTCCCGGGGCAACTGGTCGCCAGTGCGGCGGCCCGGAGTTCGCAAAACGGGGAATGGACACCGGATCCTGGACACCTCTCCCAGGCTCTTGCGCCTGCTGCCAGTCAGCGTTCGATCACTCCGTCCTGTCCGAGGTAGTAGCGGGGACCGGTGGGACTATGGGTGGGGCAGGAGTTGGTCTCGACGTCTACGTAGTTCGGGCCCTCGTGCTCGGCGTCGATCTTCCGGGAGGGGCGGCGCGCCAGCGTCGATGCGAGCTGTCGGATGCGCTGCTGCATGTTCATAAGGGGCTCCCGAGATGTGAGTGAGGGCCGGGCCCGGAGTGGCCGACCGGTAGGACCTAACTCTACATCAGTAAATCCAATTATGCAATTTACCGTAAGGGTCGAGGATGCCGCCGCCGCACCTGAGGTAGCGGACGAGGTCGTGGCTGCCCTGTGCCGCGATGCCGCCCAGGCCCTGCCCGCGCAGGGCGTCGGTGCCGACGACGAAGTGAGGCCGGACGACCAGCTCGCCCACGACAAACTGGTGGGTGCGGGTACTGCCGTAGTGGAGCGGGTGGGCGGGGGTGCTGACTCGGCTGGAGCCGACGAAGGAGACTGTTCCGTCGCCTACCCGCTGTACGTACATCCACGCGGGCACATGACGGGCGTGAGGGTCCAGGCGCAGGCCGGCCAGGGCGGCGTCGGTGGGGCGGAAGTCGTTCATGGTGTCCTGTCGATAAGTGGGGAATGGCTGCGCCCGCCGGGCTGTAGGCCGCCGCGGACGCTAGTCGGCGGCGAACGCGGTCACGCGCGCCGGTACCGGTTGCACTCACGGTCATGGCGCCGCCCGTAGCGCTCCTGCGAGTAGCAGTCGCAGTGTCGCGAGACGGGAGCGCTGACGAAGTCGGCGATCACCGCCGCGACGGCGGCCGAGTCACCGGCGCAGTCCACGAGCCCCCCGCCGCCTGCGATGTACAGCGGATCGCCAATCGGTTCGCCCTGGTCGTCGTGCACGAACACGGTCCATCCCGTGTGCGAGGCAGGCACATGGTCCACGGAGGGATCCCGGTCACCCACCGACAGGTGGAAGCCGGAGCGAACGTTCCACGACGGAGTCTCGGGGTCGAAGGCGACGGCGTAGCTCATGCCGACGTCGTCGGAGTCGGCACGGATGCCGTACTCGGCGAGCGCGCCCAGCAGCAGCGCGCCTGCGGTGGGGCGCGGACTGCTGAACCACTCGTCGACGGCGCGTGCGCACTGCTCAGCCTCGGCCGCAAGGGCGCGCCGCACGGGTGTCGTGTAGACGGTGCCGAGCTGCTGGAAGCCCGGCCGCCCGTCGGGAATCCACGCGGTGGCCTCGAACCGCGCTCGGTCCTGGTGGGGACTGTCCGGGACGGCGTCGGCCGAGGCCGAGACGGGCGCTGCGGTGATGCTGGGCATGAGGGCCTTTCGAGGTGCTTCAAGGGGAGCGGACGGAGGTTCGTGGGTCACCCGCCCACCTCGTTCCCGGCGTTCAGGTCGATGGTGACGCGCTCACCCTGCTCGTCCTCGACCTCCAGCACGGGCGGCCACGCGTCCGTGGCGTAGCTCCGCAGCTGTTCGTACGCGAGCCGCGCCGCCTCCTGCGGGCTGGACGCCTCGAAGTCGTTGTGCCACGTGACGGAGTAGACGGACTCGGACTCCGGCGCCTTCTCGGCGGCGGCTTCAGCGCGCGCCACGACGGCGGCGCGGATGACGGCCACGGGCCGGTTGCGCAACACGAGGGTGCACGGCTCGCCGTCCTCAGCGGGGGCAAGGCAAATGAAGCGCAAGGCGACGTCGGCGACGCGGCCGGGCTCGGCGAGCGTCCAGGCGTCGAGGTCCTCGCACTCCTCGCACCCCTTACACGGGCAGTCGCGGACCGCGTGCGGATGGGCGGGGTACGGGGCGGGGACGTGCTCGGTCGGGCGGATGCCGGTTCCGTCGGAGAACTCGGCGACCAGTAGGTCACCGGCGCGTACCTCGTGGGCGCGGACGGCCACGGCGTCGTTCAGGGTGAGCCCATGGGGGAGGGGCAGGAAGTCGTCGTCGGTCGGCCGGTCGGGGAGGGAGAGTACGCCGGAGCCGTCGGGAAGGGTCAGAGTGTGCATGGCCGGAGTCTTCTTACGGTGTCGTGGTGTTCATGTGGTGACGGGCTCGGGGCCCAGGGCGGGCCCTCACCGGAGCGCCCGCCCTGCTGCGCCGGGCCTAGCAGCGTGCCCATCCGAAGAACAGCCATCCGCAGTGCTGCGGCGCTCCGCCTGTCGAGGGCGTCTTGTGCACCGGGATGGCTCCCGCCGGATCCGATGACTCCGGGTAGAGGCCGTCTTCCATCTGTTGGTAGGCGTACGTCTCGGCCCGGTCCTGCGACATGCTGGTGTCAGTGACGACCTTGTACTCGTCTTTCTCGGCGATGGTGCCGGTATACCCCCTGTTCGAGGGACTCCCGAACTCCTCTTCTGCCTCTTCGCGAGCTGTGCGGAACGCCTGTTCCACGTCCGTTCCGTCTTGGTATGTGGTGATGAACTCTCGGCCCATGATCTCGGTCCTCTTCTCGGGTCGGTGCGGGGCGAGCCAGGGTCCAGCCGTGCGACTGAACCCCGTCGGCGGGGGTCAGCTGACCCGGCGGAAGGAGTCGGCGGCGGCCCGGGCGAAGTCGCGGTTGGCGTCGAGCCACAGATGACGGCGGGCGTCGGCAACGGGGTTTCCCATGCCGCCCCCCGGGCGCTCCGCTGCCAGCTCCGCCTTCGCCATCTGCTCGTGCCAGGTGGCCACGGCATCGCGGCTCGACTGGAGGGCGTCGAGGAGGTCCTGCCACAACCCGGTCTCGTACTGGGCGCGCGTGATGGTCTCGAAGAATCCGTCCATGCGGACGTTCTCGGCTGTCAGCTCCGGCTCCCGCAGACGCTCCAACGAGGTGGTGCCCCGCCGCTGCGCGTTGGACCTACCCGCATGTGCAGCGGTCGCGAGCCTCCCCGCGTGCATCCGGCGGTCACGCTCGGCACGGGTAGCGTCGCTCGTGCGGGTGCTGCTCATGGGGGAGTCCTTCCTATGGGCGGTCGGGAGGCTGCCGGGGCGCGCCCCGCCGGGGAGTTGGGCGGACTGGCCGCCCCAACAAGCCCAACTCTACATCGATAAATCCAATTAAGCAACTAACAATGAGAGGGGTTAAGGCGCGAAGATTCGCGGAACCGAGCCGCATCCGAAGGCGCCCCCGCAGGACTCGCCCGTGCCGGCCCAGACTTCCCACAGAGGCTGCCGAACTAGCGCGCCCACAGTCGGACAAAGCAAGCCAGGACTGCGTCGATCCGCCATGAACCCTGGAGATCCACGGCGCGATGAGCCCGCCGGCACAGAGCCCGCCTGCACACCGTGGGGGAACGAACCCGCCGGGACTGCTCGCCCCAGCAACCGCAGGGCATTAGGGCGTGATGTAGCCGGCGCTCAGGAGCCAGTAGGGACCACCGTTCGGCCCGAATCGGCGGCCGATGTCCGCCGCTGTACTCGACGGCATGTCCGGCAGCGCCAGCACGCCCACCGTGCCGCCCGCCGCCAGCGCGAACGCCACCCAGGCCCGGATGCTCACGCTGTCGGGGATCTCGAACCGCGCGCTGCCCTCCTCAGCGTGAAAGGAGAACACCACCCGCCCGTCGCACTCCACCGTCCACCGGGCCCGCGAGTCCTGCGCCCTGGCCGTCATCCCGCGCGGTACGAAGCGATGGCGCGTCGCAAAGGCGTCCAACTCGCCAGGGGCGGCTCCGGGCACGGGCACCAGGGCGACCACGGGGGTAAGGCCGTCGGCCAGAGGAAGCCCGATAGGCACCGCCTCCACGGATGGCATCCCTTCCCCGCCACCCACTACCAACACCCTGCGCGAACCGCCGGATCCGCCCGGCATCACACGTCACCGGCCTGGATCCGGCTCTCACACTCGGTGGCGAGCGCAGCGATGGCGCGATCCATCTCCGGCATGGTGGGCCAGTAGTTGGACCTGCATACCGTCTGCGAGGGCAGCCCGGTCAGGTACTCCCGGTAGAAATCCTGTCCCGCTTCGGTGGCCCGTACGAAGCTGTCGTTCTCCGACTCCTCGCCATCGGCTAGCCAGGCCACCAGACCTGCACCTACCAGCGGTCGGACGTGCAGCCTGTAGCCGCCGAGGGTGTGGTTGTACTTCGAATCGTTGCCCTCGGCAGCGCCCCGCAACAGTCCGAGGGTGTGGGTCCAACTCACGTGGCTGAGCTTGGCCTTGCTGTCCATGATGATCTCTCTCGGTGAAAGGAGCCGGGCGTTGTCCCCGGCGGCTGGCCGGTGTCTCGCCTGGGGCGATCGGCCTGCCGCCGGGGACGCTATTGCGAAGGTGTTCCGCTACCGGGGGGTCAACGCCGCTTGGCGCGGAGCTGAAGAGTGCGGTCGTAGTTCTGGTACCGGGCCTTGGCGATCACGGACCGATCCATGCTGCGCAGAACGATGCCCTCGGGACGACCGCCCGCACCCGCGTCCAGGGCCACGAGCGTGGTGGAGAGGTGATGCGCGAGGAAAGCGTGCATCGCCTCGATGCCGGTGGGCAGCTCACTCCCCTTGAGCGTGGCCAGGCGCGGCACCATGTCGATGCCCTCATCGACGGCGATCTCGGTGAGCTCCTGCTCGGTGTGGAAGTGCTGCCCGCCCTTGTCCCGCCAGAGCGCGATATCGGCAAGGGGCAGCCCCAGATAGGCGGGGTCGATCGCGGCGACGTCGAAGAGGCGGTGACCCAGGGTCTGCGCACCGGTGTACTGGGCGCTTGCGCGGCTGATCTTGTTGCCGCCGTAGACCTCCAGGTAGTACACGCGAATTCCCAGTTCGGGCGAGGTGATCCGTTCGGCCAGCGGCCGCAGAGCCTCAACGATGCCGAGCTTCTCGTTCCAGACCCTGTCACCCCGCGCATAGAAGAGCGTCTCGCGGCTGCCGAGGAAGTAGTCGCCCCCGGGGAGGGTGATGATCCGGGCGTTCGTGCCGTCCACTTTCTCGGTCAGCACGACGTCACCGCTGAACTCAGTGACCTTCTCGGTCAGCCCGCCGTTGTTGCGCTGGTCAAGCTCGTGGTAGGTGAGGATCGAGGGGTACTTGGTCGCCGAGTTCAGGGCTGCAAGATCGAGGTCCGCGACAGCGGGCATGAGCGCTCCAGGCGTGCGTGGTTGGGAAGGGGGTTGAGGCGCTCCCGCGCTCCAACAGCTCTAACTCTACTTAAATAAATCCAATTAAGCAATACCCATGATGGTCACCCCTGGCGAGGTTCCCGCGTCTCCCGGCGCGCAAGGGGCGGGAGACGGGTGCCGGCCACCACCGGCGGTATAGCCGGATCGGCGGTGAACGTGACGGTCCACCAACCGAAGTCGTCTGCACTGATCGCCTGCCCATGCACGGCATAGGCTTCCTTGCTGGGGGGTGCGGATGCCGCGCGCACGGCGCCGCTGGGATCGCAGATCAGACCGAACACGATGAACGCGCGGTGTGGCCTGGAACATCGCGCTTGCCCTGGGGATCGCGCCGTCCCGCGCTGCCGCACCCGTGGGTGGTGGGGCGTTACCCCGCTACGTCGTAGCGGCGAACGTCGCTCAGCGGATGAACCTCATGATGGAAGGTGAATCCGCGCTCGTTGCGGACGCTGATGAAGCAGGGAGCCTTGTATCCGTCCTGTGACGGGTGGAATGAGACAACCTCG
This sequence is a window from Streptomyces sp. NBC_00582. Protein-coding genes within it:
- a CDS encoding DnaB-like helicase C-terminal domain-containing protein, which gives rise to MVAAAAGDPEQGVPATPQVLLDRTTPAAVLVNAALLPDDGGPVKVPVTGWRHLTLSAREVARGWATLLGEMAAGEVWVEVYRSEASTSPRAALVPVVALNAEHAGLPETWPVRDEAAVLSELDALVEEVTGKATAQDDAHGVVVVREGAPVAVLMDAGQAALATVGPAGRPSVAQPARARPVPGGVQGPAAGDVELRVASVAAPDEAHDAAAPGELATVDPEPAGESAESVRGVGLAEASRRSVSVLGDVLRDVLALQGSDGPPTEAARFGLRALDEVVGGLLPGKLTLVAGAPGAGPSLLVAAVASDTALRRRLPVLYAASGLTRTDVAMRVIAAQAAVNYRALRTGQLTDEEQERAATVGAQLSGLAGSVWHIDDGAGLTASDIAEVARDIEGLALVVVDRLQRAHDPAVPLSGRALPAAVQALTHVARLLKVPVVAAVDTDEAELVAALDADVTLTVRRRDDRAEVDYSERDFGTLASAVLRADLPRARFTDTPDSVGTSNLVQAPQATETSGPSSVAASQNAPAGDVTVEEGEPELMARQSDPEQAGPQHVH
- a CDS encoding RNA ligase family protein, translated to MPAVADLDLAALNSATKYPSILTYHELDQRNNGGLTEKVTEFSGDVVLTEKVDGTNARIITLPGGDYFLGSRETLFYARGDRVWNEKLGIVEALRPLAERITSPELGIRVYYLEVYGGNKISRASAQYTGAQTLGHRLFDVAAIDPAYLGLPLADIALWRDKGGQHFHTEQELTEIAVDEGIDMVPRLATLKGSELPTGIEAMHAFLAHHLSTTLVALDAGAGGRPEGIVLRSMDRSVIAKARYQNYDRTLQLRAKRR